ACCACGTTCCGCGCCTTCGTGGACGTCACCTTCCCGCTGCTGCGCTCCGCGCTGCTCGCCGGCGGTCTGCTCGCCTTCGCCCTGTCCTTCGACGAGATCGTGGTCACGACCTTCACCGCGGGCCCCGGGATCCAGACCCTGCCCATCTGGATCTTCGACAACATGACCCGTCCGCAGCAGGCACCGGTGGTGAACGTGGTGGCCGCGGTCCTCGTCCTGCTGTCGGTGATCCCGATCTACCTGGCCCAACGCCTTTCCGCCGACACGGCAACGTCCAGCCGGGTCTGAGGGTGCCTCCGGCTGGGCGGGGGTGGAGTAAGCCCCGGTCGGCTGTGGGCGAGGTGCGCTCCGGTCGGCTGTGGGCGGGATGCGCCCCGGCGGAGTGTGAGCGGAGTGCGCCCCGGCCGGGTGTGAGCGGAGTGCGCCCCCGATGGGGTGCGAGCGGGGTGCGCCCCGGCCGGGTGTGAGCGAGATGTCCCCCGATGGGGTGCGAGCCGGGGGTGGGCCGGCCGGGTCCCTGCGGGCCGGTGCGAGCCCGAGCGGTGCCTGCCGGCCGGTGCGAGCCCGGTGCGGCGCCTGTCAGCCGGTGGGAGACCGGTGCGGCGCCTGTCGGCCGGTGCGAGCCCTCCGGGCGCGTGCCGGCTCGGTGCGCACCCCGCCTGTGCGCGTCGGCAGGGAGTGCGTTGCGGCGTGCGCGTCGGCCGGAGTGCGCTGCGGCGTGCTCTCGGTGCGAGCCGTGGGGGACGCGTGCCGGCCGATGTGCGCCCCCGGTGGGCGCGTGCCGACCGGAGTGCGCTCTGTCGGTGGGCGTCGGCCTCGTGCGCCGCGGCAGGGCGTGAGCTCCGACGGCTGCGTACCGCCGGTCTCCACTCCGGCGGGCGCACGCCAGCAGGTGTGCTCCCCGACTGGAGCATGCCGGCCGGTGTGAGCCGCGCGCGGGGTGCGCGCCGGCCGGTGAGAGCCCGGTTTGCGCACCGGTCGGGCGGTGAGCCGCACGGTGAGAGCCCGACGCCAGGCGCGCGGCCGGTGTGCGCCAGGGCGGGGCCGACGGGCCCAGGCGTAGAGCCGGTGTGCGCCCCGGCGGGGCCGACGGGCCCGGGTGTGCGGCCGGGGTGCGCCCCGGCGGGGCCGACGGGCCCGGGCGTGCGGCCGGGGTGCGCCCCGGCGGGGGCCTTTGCGTCGGCTGCTGTGGGCCCCGGCGGGTGTGCGCCGATCCGGGGCCGGGGGGCGCGGCGCGGTGGTGCCGTGGGGCAGGGGGACGCGGCCTTTCGTAGGCTGGGGGAACCCGAAGCTCCTCCGGGAGATGGGCCCGCAGGCGGGAGAGCGTCTCGTGATCGAACTGGCCGCGGCATTCGCCGTCGCGGGAGCGGCGAGCAACGCCGTCGGCACCGCGTTCCAGCGCAAGGCGGCGTCCACCACCCGTGGCGCGGGGGTGCGGATCCTCGCGGAACTCGCACGCCGGCCCGTCTGGATGGTGGGCATGGCCGGGGTGGTCGGCGCCGCGGTGTTCCAGAGCCTCGCGCTCGTCAACGGGCCGCTCGCGCTGGTCCAGCCCCTGTTCATCCTCGAACTACCGTTCGCCCTGCTGGTGGCCGGCCCCCTGATGCACCGCCGGATGCCCAGCTGGGGCTGGTGGGGAGTCGGCGGGGTGGTGGTGGGGCTGGCCGCACTGCTGGCGTCGGCGGCGCCGCGCGGCTCCACCGACCAGGCCCCGCTCGTGCGGTGGATCCCGGTCCTGGTCGCGTGCGTGGGCGCGATGGCCGCGCTGATCCTGTCGGCCGGCCGCGGCCGGCCGCCCGCGCGCCGCGCCGCGCTGCTCGCCGCGGCCGCGGCCACCGGCAACGCCCTGACCGCGGCGCTGCTGAAGTCGGCCACGGGGACCTTCGCGGACGACGGCTTCACGGCGTTCCTGCTGTCCTGGCAGACGTACGGCTTCGCGCTGGCCGGCGCGGGTGCCGTGATCCTGCTGGAGAACTCGCTGCAGGCCGGTCCGCTGGTGGCGTCGCAGCCCGCGCTGACGATCGGCGACGCGATGGTCAGCCTGGCCCTCGGGATGGTCCTGTTCGGCGAAAGCATCCGCACCGGCTGGTGGCTGGTGCCCGAGGCGCTGGGGGCCGGCCTGATCGTCGTCGGCGTGTTCGTGCTGAGCCGGGCCGTCCAGCGCATCAGGGAACCGTCGCGGACCGAGACCGACCGCCACTGAGACACGGGGCCGGTATCGGCCCGGGCCGGCCACCGCCGAACGTAGGCCGTCGCCGTCCGCGGCCGGCCGAGACATATACGACCGGGCGCATGCAGAACGGCACACATCGCCGCCGGACAGAAATCCGACAAAAAACTATGAGTCCGGTATGGCGCGGAATGAATGCCAAGAGCCCGGCGAGGGCCGGACGGCCGGCGCGCCATCAATGGTTTCCACGGCGCACACACCACGGTTACCGGCCGGCCCGTTGAATCCTGTACGGCCATCACGCGAGCAGCACAACCACCGCCCGGAACAAGGCTGTTGAAGGCACTCCGCGTGGCGGACGTTCCCCCATGTCAGTGATAGCATCCCGGCGTCTGCGACCTTGGACCACTCGGCTCAGACCCCGTATTGAGATCGGGCCGGTTCTCAACACGACGGCGACCGAGTCGTACCGAGCGGTTGTGCCACGGATTCCCCCGATCCGTCCGCCGACGACCGCAGGCCACACAGAGGAAAGGTTTCCATGACTCGAGACGCACTCGTCTGGTGCCTGGTTGCGGCGACGGTGATCGCCGTGGCCGCGGCCCTGGTGCTCAGTCGCCGCAACAAGGCCATGGCGGCGAAGAAGCAGCAGGCCGAGGCCGCCCTCACCCACAGATTGAGTGAGGCCGACGGGCAACTGGCCACCTTAAGAGCCGAGTTGCACCGGCACCAGACCGAGCACGACAAGACCATCCGGGAAGCCGAAGAGGCGGCCGAGGAAAGCACCAAGGCCGTTCTCAAGGGTTCCGCGCGCTTTCTCCAGAGCCTGGCCGCGGAGCAGTTGACGCTTCTCGAGGAAATCCAGCGCAAGTACGGCGGCCACTCCGTACTCGGCGACCTGCTGGAAGTCAGCCACGCCAATGCGCAGATGGCCCGCAAGGCACAGGGCATCGCGGTGATGTGCGGCGCTCCGCTGGGCCGCCGGAACAGGGCGGCGAGCGTTTATGACGTGGTGCGCAGCGCGCAGGGCCAGATTCGCAACTTCCGCCGCGTGGAAATCATGCAGCAGACCGGTTTCGCGTTGAAGGCGTCCGCGGTTTCCCCGGTCGCCCTCGCCGTCGCGGAACTCCTCGACAACGCTGCCAGCTTCTCCCAGCAGGGCTCGCCCATCGAGGTCAATTTCCAGCGGGTCCAGAAGAACCTGTGCATCGTCATCGACGACGCGGGCGTCGGAATGAACGACGAGGAGCGGCAGAAGGCCTCCGCCCTGCTCTCCGGTGACTTCCGCCCCCGGCTCTCCCATCTGGGCAACCAGCCGAAGTTCGGCTTCCCCGTGATCGGCCTGCTCGCCCGGCAGTACGGGTTCCGCGTCGACGTGACCGGCGTGTCCCGGTACGGCGGTGTGCGGGCGGTCGTGCTGCTGCCGGAGGAGCTGTGGACCGAGGAGGAGACGGCACCGGCCGAGGACCTCCAGGTCAGCGGTATCCGCGGCACCGTCGGGCGGCCGGAGCCGGTGTCCCGCACGGCGCACGGCCTGCCCCGCCGGGGAGCGCGCCAGGTGCCCATCGCCAGTGTTCCCGACCAGGAGTCCGCGGCCGCGCCCGCGGCGCCGGCGGAGGACGCGGGCCGGGCGGCGGGCCGGAGCCTGGGAGCCTTCCAGCGCGGCACGCTGTCGGGCCGCAACCTCACCTCGGCACCGTCCGAAGGGTCCGATGACGCATGACCACCGACCTGTCGTGGATGCTCGAGGACATCGTGCACAACGTGCCGAAGGCGCGGCACGCCGTCCTGCTGTCCGCGGACGGCCTGCCGCGCGGCTCGACCGACGGCATGGACCGCAAGGACGTGGGGACGATCTCCGCCGCCATGGCGGGCATGCAGTCGCTCAGCCGGGCGACCTCCCACTTCGCCGGGCCGGGAGAGGACAGGCAGTGGAACCAGACGATCATCGAGTTCTCGCACGGCTGGATCTTCCTGATCGGAGCCGGGCAGGGCGCGTATCTCGCGGCGGCCGCCGCGCCCGACGTCGACATGCAGCAGATCTCCTTCCGCATGCACCGGCTGGTCGCGCGGCTCGGCAACAACCTCACCTCGCCTCCCCGGGTGACCGCCGAGGACGGTGACGGGCAGGAGGGCCGCGGCTCGGCGCGGACCGGGGCCGGAGCCGGCACGGGCATCCCGATCGCCGACCTCGACGACGTGGTCGGCGACGTCCAGGGTGCCCGTCACGCGGTTCTGCTGGGCGCCGACGGGCTGCCGCGCGGCGCGACGACGGGCATGAGCCAGGACCTGGCGGACACCATCTCGGCCGCCATGACGGGCATCCACGCCTACAGCCGGGCCACCTCGCAGTTCGCCGGGGTGTCGCAGAACGCGCAGTGGCGGCAGACGGTGATCGAGTTCCAGCACGGCTGGATCTTCCTGATCTCGGCGGGGCACGGCGCGTTCCTCGCCGCGGCCGCCGAACACGACGCGGACATCGAGGAGTTCACCACCCGTCTGCATCAGGCGGTGCCGCGGCTGAACGCACACATGGCACCACACGGGGAGGCGAGCCGCACGTGAACGACGAGCCGGATCAGGAACTGGAGCTGACGTCGGCGTTAGTCCCGCTCTTCGTCATCACGAACGGGCGTGGTCTTCCCCCGGACCACGCCTACGAGCGGACGGCCCTGGTGTCCGCGCACCAGGACGCCACCGTCTCGGCCCCCACGCTCTCCCCGGAGGCGCGTCAGGTCCTGGAGCTGGTCAGGGACGGCTTCCTGTCCGTCGCGGAGGTGGCCGCCCACACGCATCTGCCGCTGGGAGTCGTACGGATCCTCCTGGCGCAGCTGGAGGAGAGCGGTCTCATCATCGCGCGGAAGCCGGTTCCGCGTGCCGAACGTGTCGACCGAGAAGTGCTCAACGCCGTACTCGACGGCCTCAAAGCCCGATTCGGAGCGTGATTCGTGTACCTGGATTCAGGTGTCCTCACCGCGGTGAAGATCCTCGTGGTGGGTCACTTCGGGGTCGGGAAGACCACGTGCATCGGAAGCATCTCCGAGATCGAGCCGCTCAGGACCGAAGAGGAGATCACCGAGGCCAGTGTGGGGTTCGACGACCTCTCGGGGACCCCGGACAAGACCACCACCACGGTCGCCATGGACTTCGGCCGCCTGACCATCAGCGACGAGGTGGTCCTGTACCTCTTCGGCACGCCCGGTCAGGAGCGTTTCAAGGAGATGTGGGAGGAGCTGTCCCGGGGGGCGCTGGGCGCGCTGGTCCTGGTGGATCCGGAGCGGCTGTCCGAGTCGTTCCCGGTGCTGGACCTGGTCGAGCGGTTCGGCCTGACGTACGCCATCGGCGTCAACCATTTCGAGGGCACGACCGACTATCCGCTCACGGAGATCCGTGAGGCGCTGAACCTGTCCGACCGGACACCGGTCGTCGCCTGCGACGTCCGGGACGAGCGGTCGGCAGCGCAGGCGCTCATCACCCTCGTCCGTCACCTACTTTCCCTTCTCGGCTAGGAGTCTCCCCCCATGCACCAGCGTCCCGGCGGGCCACCGCCCGGCTGCCCCGCGCACGGCAACACGCAGCTCTACGGACCCGAGTTCGGCTCCGATCCCGACGCACGCTACGCGTACCTGCGCGGCCTCGGCCCGAGCGCGCCGGTCGACATAGCCCCCGGGGTGGAGGTCGAGCTGGTCACCAGTTACGACGCCGCCCTGTACATCCTGCAGAACCCCGCCTCGTTCGTCCGGGACTCCCGGCGCTGGCGGGCCCTGAACGAGGGCCGGGTGCCCGAGGACAGCCCGGCGCTGCCCATGATGGGGTACCGGCCCAACGCGCTGTTCAGCGACGGCGCCGCGCACGCCCGGCTGCGGCAGGCCGTCACCGACAGCCTCGCCACCGTCAACGAGCTCCAACTGGTGCGCCAGACGCAGCAGTCGGCCGAGTACCTGATCAGCCGGTTCAGCTCCGACCGGCTCGGGCAGGCGGAGCTGATGGCCGAGTACGCGCAGCCGCTGCCGCTGCTCGTCTTCAGCGAGCTGTTCGGCTGCCCGCCGGAGATCGGTGACCGGGTCATCGTCGGCATCAGCGGCATCTTCGACGGCACGGCCGGCGCCGACCTGGTGCTGGGCGAGGCGCTGGGCGAGCTGATCGCGCTCAAGCGCCGCCGCCCCGGGACCGACCTGACGACCCGTCTGATGGAGCACCCCTCCCAGCTGACCGACGAGGAGGTGCTGCACCAGCTGGTGACGCTGCTGTCGGGCGGCACCGCGCCCCTGTCGGCGACGATCGGCAGCAGCAGCGCGCTGATCCTCGGCGAGGAGTGGCAGACCGGGCTGCCGGTCGAGGACGCCGTCACCCAGGTGCTGTGGAACTACGCCCCGATCGCCAACTACGCGGCCCACTACCCCACTCACGACGTGGAGCTGGGCGACCGGGTGCTGCGGGCGAACGACCCGGTGGTGATCTCCTTCGCGGCCGCCAACACCGATCCGCGGCTGGCGGAGCACCGTGAGCAGCTCAGCGCCAAGGCCCATCTGGCCTTCGGGGCCGGACCGCACGCCTGCCCGGCGAAGGACCCGGCGTTCGTGATCGCCGTCACGGCCGTGGAGACCCTGCTGAACCGGCTCCCCGACGTGGAGGTCCGGGTTCCGTTCAAGGACCTGAACTGGGTTCCCGCTCCCTGGAGCCGTTCCCTGGTGGCCCTGCCGGTGCGGTTCACGCCCCGCGCGGTGGCACCGTCGGCCGCGCAGGCGCCGGTCTCCGAGCCGCAGCCGGCCGTCCCCTCCGCGTACCACGTCGCACCCCAGGCGTCGCGGCCGGCGGCGGCAAACGCTTCCCGTCCCAAGCCCGGTCTGTTCAGCCGGTTCCTCGCCTGGACCAGAGGAGAGTGACCTAGGCAACTCTCCACGTGAATAGTCATCTTGTATGTGTCGGTTGGCCGAGGGGTATGCATGGCGGCTGATGCTGAGATCAAGAAGGAGCCATCGTGGAGACAGCGATAACTCCGCCTGTCGACAGACGCTTCGCCGTACCGTTGTTCTCACGGCTGCGGACGGCGAAGGGCCAGGCCAACCCCTTTCCCCTCTATGCCGAACTCCGGTCGGGGGGCGGAGTCGTCGCAGCCCCCTGGGGCGGGCACCTCGTC
Above is a genomic segment from Streptomyces collinus Tu 365 containing:
- a CDS encoding DMT family transporter → MIELAAAFAVAGAASNAVGTAFQRKAASTTRGAGVRILAELARRPVWMVGMAGVVGAAVFQSLALVNGPLALVQPLFILELPFALLVAGPLMHRRMPSWGWWGVGGVVVGLAALLASAAPRGSTDQAPLVRWIPVLVACVGAMAALILSAGRGRPPARRAALLAAAAATGNALTAALLKSATGTFADDGFTAFLLSWQTYGFALAGAGAVILLENSLQAGPLVASQPALTIGDAMVSLALGMVLFGESIRTGWWLVPEALGAGLIVVGVFVLSRAVQRIREPSRTETDRH
- a CDS encoding ATP-binding protein; its protein translation is MTRDALVWCLVAATVIAVAAALVLSRRNKAMAAKKQQAEAALTHRLSEADGQLATLRAELHRHQTEHDKTIREAEEAAEESTKAVLKGSARFLQSLAAEQLTLLEEIQRKYGGHSVLGDLLEVSHANAQMARKAQGIAVMCGAPLGRRNRAASVYDVVRSAQGQIRNFRRVEIMQQTGFALKASAVSPVALAVAELLDNAASFSQQGSPIEVNFQRVQKNLCIVIDDAGVGMNDEERQKASALLSGDFRPRLSHLGNQPKFGFPVIGLLARQYGFRVDVTGVSRYGGVRAVVLLPEELWTEEETAPAEDLQVSGIRGTVGRPEPVSRTAHGLPRRGARQVPIASVPDQESAAAPAAPAEDAGRAAGRSLGAFQRGTLSGRNLTSAPSEGSDDA
- a CDS encoding roadblock/LC7 domain-containing protein produces the protein MTTDLSWMLEDIVHNVPKARHAVLLSADGLPRGSTDGMDRKDVGTISAAMAGMQSLSRATSHFAGPGEDRQWNQTIIEFSHGWIFLIGAGQGAYLAAAAAPDVDMQQISFRMHRLVARLGNNLTSPPRVTAEDGDGQEGRGSARTGAGAGTGIPIADLDDVVGDVQGARHAVLLGADGLPRGATTGMSQDLADTISAAMTGIHAYSRATSQFAGVSQNAQWRQTVIEFQHGWIFLISAGHGAFLAAAAEHDADIEEFTTRLHQAVPRLNAHMAPHGEASRT
- a CDS encoding DUF742 domain-containing protein, producing the protein MNDEPDQELELTSALVPLFVITNGRGLPPDHAYERTALVSAHQDATVSAPTLSPEARQVLELVRDGFLSVAEVAAHTHLPLGVVRILLAQLEESGLIIARKPVPRAERVDREVLNAVLDGLKARFGA
- a CDS encoding GTP-binding protein, translating into MYLDSGVLTAVKILVVGHFGVGKTTCIGSISEIEPLRTEEEITEASVGFDDLSGTPDKTTTTVAMDFGRLTISDEVVLYLFGTPGQERFKEMWEELSRGALGALVLVDPERLSESFPVLDLVERFGLTYAIGVNHFEGTTDYPLTEIREALNLSDRTPVVACDVRDERSAAQALITLVRHLLSLLG
- a CDS encoding cytochrome P450, whose protein sequence is MHQRPGGPPPGCPAHGNTQLYGPEFGSDPDARYAYLRGLGPSAPVDIAPGVEVELVTSYDAALYILQNPASFVRDSRRWRALNEGRVPEDSPALPMMGYRPNALFSDGAAHARLRQAVTDSLATVNELQLVRQTQQSAEYLISRFSSDRLGQAELMAEYAQPLPLLVFSELFGCPPEIGDRVIVGISGIFDGTAGADLVLGEALGELIALKRRRPGTDLTTRLMEHPSQLTDEEVLHQLVTLLSGGTAPLSATIGSSSALILGEEWQTGLPVEDAVTQVLWNYAPIANYAAHYPTHDVELGDRVLRANDPVVISFAAANTDPRLAEHREQLSAKAHLAFGAGPHACPAKDPAFVIAVTAVETLLNRLPDVEVRVPFKDLNWVPAPWSRSLVALPVRFTPRAVAPSAAQAPVSEPQPAVPSAYHVAPQASRPAAANASRPKPGLFSRFLAWTRGE